The Primulina huaijiensis isolate GDHJ02 chromosome 17, ASM1229523v2, whole genome shotgun sequence genome window below encodes:
- the LOC140962302 gene encoding uncharacterized protein, translating into MRGSASMFNHKLAQIFSVILIFLVFCGDRSNGSSFESRKSGKSSVFSLFNLKEKSRFWSESVIRSDFDDLESSDLGKLSIVNYTKAGNIANYLKLLEIDSVHLPVPVNFIFIGFEGKGNQEFKLNAEELERWFTKIDHIFEHTRIPQIGEVLVPFYKINVDPELHHHLPLISHINNNFSVHAIQMGEKVTSIFERAIDIFGRRDDVSSTRDDKTGLWQVDVDMMDGFFSSLVEYLQLENAYNIFILNPKRDAGRAKYGYRRGLSETEVNLLKENKTLQERILQSGSIALNVPDLDKITRPLYEKHPMAKFSWTSIEETDTIEWYNRCLNALNDIEKLYQGKDTTGIIQSKVLQLLKGKSEDLKFILEKELKSGDFSGFHAECLTDTWIGKHRWAFIDLTAGPFCWGPSVGGEGVRTEQSLPNVEKTIGAVTEISEDEAEDRLQEAIQEKFAVFGDKDHHAVDILLAEIDIYELFAFKHCKGRKIKLTLCEELDARMKDLKNELQSFEGEEHGESHRKKALDALKRMENWNLFGDTIEDFQNYTVARDTFLSHLGATLWGSLRHIISPSLADGAFHYHEKISFQLFFITQEKFRDIKQLPLDQKSLKDGLSSLVLPSQQPMFSTQMLPLSEDPSLAMAFSVARRAAAVPLLLVNGTYRKTVRSYLDSSILQHQLQRLNDHASLKGSHAHRRSTLEIPIFWFIHGDALLIDKHYQAKALSDMVIVVQSESSSWESHLQCNGRSLIWDMRRPTKAAVAAVSEHLAGLLPLHLVYSQAHESAIEDWIWSVGCNPLSVTSQGWHVSQFQSDTIARSYILTTLEGTIQLVNSAIHLLVMERTSEQTFKLFYSHERELMNKYKYVVSLWKRISTVTGELRYTDALRLLHTLEDASKGFADYVNSTIASLHPIHCTKQRKVDVEFDMTTIPAFLVVAVVLWIVLKPRRPKPKIN; encoded by the exons ATGAGGGGATCGGCCTCGATGTTTAATCATAAACTTGCTCAAATTTTCTCTGTGATACTGATTTTCCTCGTG ttttgcgGTGATAGGTCAAATGGTTCTTCTTTTGAGAGTCGTAAAAGTGGAAAATCATCAGTATTTTCTCTGTTCAACCTCAAGGAGAAGAGTCGGTTCTGGAGTGAGTCTGTGATACGCAGTG ATTTTGATGATTTGGAATCCTCTGATCTGGGCAAATTGAGTATCGTCAACTACACGAAGGCAG GCAATATTGCAAATTATTTGAAGCTTTTGGAAATTGACTCAGTGCATCTCCCAGTCCCtgtaaatttcatatttattggTTTTGAAGGAAAGGGGAACCAAG AATTTAAGCTAAATGCTGAAGAATTAGAACGCTGGTTCACAAAAATCGATCATATATTCGAACACACCAGGATTCCCCAAATTGGAGAAGTTCTTGTGCCCTTCTACAAGATTAATGTTGATCCAGAACTTCACCACCATCTTCCCCTCATCAGTCACATAAATAACAA CTTCTCTGTCCATGCAATTCAAATGGGTGAAAAAGTCACATCCATATTTGAACGTGCGATTGATATCTTTGGCCGCAGGGATGATGTGTCCAGTACCAG GGATGATAAAACAGGTTTATGGCAAGTTGATGTTGATATGATGGATGGTTTCTTCTCCTCTCTTGTCGAGTATTTACAATTGGAAAATGCATATAACATCTTTATTTTGAACCCAAAGCGTGATGCTGGAAGAGCCAAGTATGGCTATAG GAGAGGCCTATCAGAGACTGAAGTAAACTTGCTTAAGGAG AATAAGACGTTGCAAGAAAGAATTCTTCAGTCTGGGAGTATTGCTTTAAATGTTCCCG ATCTTGATAAAATAACAAGACCCTTGTATGAAAAGCATCCAATGGCAAAATTTTCCTGGACTTCTATTGAGGAGACTGATACG ATAGAGTGGTATAATAGATGCTTGAATGCATTGAACGACATTGAGAAACTATATCAAGGGAAGGACACAACTGGAATAATCCAGAGCAAAGTTTTGCAG TTGCTAAAAGGGAAAAGTGAGGATTTAAAGTTCATACTTGAGAAAGAGTTAAAGTCTGGGGATTTCAGTGGCTTTCACGCTGAATGCCTCACTGATACATGGATTGGGAAGCATAG gtGGGCATTTATTGACTTGACTGCGGGTCCTTTTTGTTGGGGACCTTCAGTTGGTGGAGAAGGTGTCCGCACTGAACAAAGCCTACCAAATGTAGAAAAAACCATTGGTGCGGTCACAG AAATTTCGGAAGATGAAGCTGAAGATCGCTTGCAAGAGGCAATTCAGGAGAAATTTGCTGTTTTTGGTGAT AAAGATCATCATGCCGTAGATATCCTGCTCGCAGAAATCGACATATATGAGCTTTTTGCTTTCAAACATTGTAAGGGAAGGAAGATCAAGCTTACTCTTTGCGaag AGCTTGATGCACGCATGAAAGATTTGAAAAATGAGCTCCAGTCTTTTGAGGGTGAGGAACATGGTGAAAGTCATAGGAAAAAAGCCCTAGATGCATTGAAGCGTATGGAGAACTGGAATTTGTTCGGTGATACTATTGAG GACTTCCAAAATTATACTGTTGCACGTGATACTTTTCTATCACATCTAGGGGCAACATTGTGGGGTTCTTTGAGGCACATAATATCGCCTTCTCTTGCTGATGGTGCATTCCACTATCATGAGAAAATCTcctttcaacttttttttattacacaGGAG AAATTTAGGGATATTAAACAGTTACCCCTTGATCAAAAGAGTCTCAAGGACGGGCTTTCCTCCCTGGTCTTACCTTCTCAGCAACCTATGTTTAGTACGCAAAT GTTGCCACTTTCAGAGGACCCCTCTTTGGCAATGGCTTTCTCAGTGGCTAGGAGAGCAGCTGCTGTTCCTTTGTTACTTGTGAATGGAACTTATAGAAAGACAGTCCGTTCTTATCTCGATTCATCTATTCTTCAGCATCAGTTGCAGAGGCTAAATGATCATGCTTCCTTGAAAG GCTCACATGCACATAGAAGGTCTACGCTGGAAATCCCTATTTTTTGGTTCATTCATGGTGATGCTCTGTTAATTGACAAGCACTATCAAGCAAAGGCACTGTCTGATATGGTTATTGTTGTTCAGTCGGAGTCATCATCATGGGAAAGCCATTTGCAATGCAATGGGCGGTCACTTATCTGGGACATGAG GAGACCTACAAAAGCAGCTGTGGCTGCTGTTTCAGAACACCTGGCTGGATTGCTTCCTCTTCATCTTGTTTACAGTCAAGCCCATGAATCTGCCATTGAG GATTGGATATGGTCAGTAGGTTGCAACCCATTGTCTGTTACCTCCCAAGGCTGGCATGTCTCCCAGTTCCAGTCTGATACCATAGCTCGGAGTTACATATTAACAACTCTCGAGGGAACCATACAACTTGTGAACTCAGCCATTCATCTTCTTGTCATGGAGCGTACAT CCGAACAGACTTTCAAACTATTTTATTCCCATGAACGTGAGTTGATGAACAAGTACAAGTATGTTGTTAGTCTCTGGAAAAGA ATTTCAACTGTTACCGGGGAACTAAGATATACTGATGCCTTA